In Terriglobales bacterium, the following are encoded in one genomic region:
- a CDS encoding MFS transporter has product MSASTAQQLIRGRENGATTRFSARSAASFTLFACALFIVLGVVTTLLGPILPLLSSRWPVTTAQLGSLFFWQFIPSTIGTLLSGAAFAKRSFRLGVVLGVALCLLGVCGLIWADWNLGRAAVACYGVGLGIALPAINLAVAEANQARRAAAVSLVNFAWGLGAISGPLLLRLTHSLSGFLAALSVLVALGLAASAFWEMPPKTNAVSPDQPTTPTPGSIWILAPLIAISMFLFCGVENAVAGWATTLALPSFADAFRATNANEAFWAFFLTGRALAPFALRRMSEGKLLLVSIITAAAGVLAFYLAAHAPTILLACAITGLGVGPGFPLLISRVSELIGPERPACTVCFAFAGIGAATLPSAMGVIGERVGDPRAGLLLPLAGLVLLLPTAKMLSAWGRQQLSNGSQV; this is encoded by the coding sequence ATGTCTGCCTCCACTGCCCAACAGCTAATTCGCGGTCGCGAAAACGGTGCAACCACGCGCTTTAGCGCGCGCAGCGCAGCCTCCTTCACGCTGTTCGCGTGTGCGTTGTTCATTGTGCTTGGAGTCGTCACCACGCTGCTCGGGCCCATTCTTCCTCTACTCTCATCACGCTGGCCAGTCACCACAGCTCAGTTGGGCTCGCTCTTCTTCTGGCAATTCATTCCTTCGACAATCGGCACACTGCTCAGCGGAGCCGCGTTTGCGAAGCGCAGCTTTCGGCTGGGCGTTGTACTTGGCGTGGCGCTATGCCTTCTGGGCGTATGCGGATTGATTTGGGCAGACTGGAATCTAGGCAGAGCTGCCGTCGCCTGCTACGGGGTCGGACTGGGCATTGCGTTACCGGCAATCAATCTCGCCGTCGCCGAGGCGAACCAAGCGCGCCGCGCTGCCGCTGTTTCCCTCGTTAACTTCGCATGGGGCCTCGGCGCAATCAGCGGGCCGCTCCTGCTCCGCCTGACTCATAGTCTTTCCGGCTTTCTTGCGGCGCTGAGTGTATTGGTGGCCCTGGGTCTGGCTGCTTCCGCGTTTTGGGAAATGCCCCCAAAGACGAATGCTGTCTCTCCCGACCAACCAACTACTCCCACACCGGGCTCTATCTGGATCCTCGCGCCATTAATCGCCATCTCGATGTTTCTGTTCTGTGGCGTAGAAAACGCGGTCGCAGGTTGGGCAACGACTTTGGCATTGCCCAGCTTCGCGGATGCATTTCGTGCCACCAACGCCAACGAGGCCTTCTGGGCGTTCTTTCTTACGGGCCGAGCGCTCGCACCATTTGCTCTGCGTCGCATGTCAGAGGGCAAGCTGCTCTTGGTGTCGATCATTACAGCAGCTGCTGGAGTGCTCGCCTTCTATTTGGCCGCACACGCTCCCACCATTCTCCTGGCGTGCGCGATCACCGGCCTGGGAGTCGGTCCAGGATTTCCGCTGCTGATCTCTCGCGTTTCGGAATTGATCGGCCCCGAACGTCCCGCATGCACTGTATGTTTTGCCTTCGCCGGCATCGGCGCTGCAACCCTGCCAAGCGCGATGGGCGTGATAGGAGAAAGAGTTGGCGATCCGCGCGCTGGACTGCTGCTGCCGCTGGCAGGGCTCGTGTTGTTGCTGCCCACGGCGAAGATGTTGAGCGCTTGGGGACGACAACAATTGTCTAATGGCTCACAGGTCTAA